The following proteins are encoded in a genomic region of Anas acuta chromosome 28, bAnaAcu1.1, whole genome shotgun sequence:
- the LOC137845585 gene encoding methanethiol oxidase-like, producing the protein MAKCGACGPGYATPLDAMKGPREEILYLPCIYRNTGIEKPDYLATVDVDPKSPHYCQVIHRLPMPNLKDELHHSGWNACSSCYGDASKRRNRLILPSLISSRIYVVDVGTDPKAPRIHKVVEPVELFWKGNVANPHTSHCLGNGDILISCLGDPSGNGKGGFLLLDGETFEVKGNWEKGEKVPPFGYDFWYQPRHNVLMSTEWGAPKVLANGFNPADVEKGHYGRHINVWDWNSHTYIQKIDLGKDSIPLEIRFLHNPDAAEGFVGCALNSTVHRFYKTEKGNWAAEKVIEVPSKKVQGWLLPDMPGLITDVLISLDDRFLYFSNWLHGDIRQYDISNTRKPKLVGQVFLGGSIIKGGPVTVVEDKELQCQPEPFVIKGKRVQGGPQMIQLSLDGKRLYVTSSLYSGWDKQFYPDLVKEGSVMLQVDVDTERGGLKVNKNFLVDFGKEPDGPVLAHEIRYPGGDNTSDIWI; encoded by the exons CAAAATGTGGAGCATGTGGTCCAGGATATGCAACTCCTCTGGATGCCATGAAAG GTCCCCGGGAGGAGATCTTGTACCTGCCCTGCATCTACCGAAACACTGGGATAGAGAAGCCTGACTACCTGGCCACTGTGGATGTTGACCCCAAATCTCCCCACTACTGTCAG GTCATCCACCGCCTGCCCATGCCCAATCTTAAAGATGAGCTCCATCATTCAGGGTGGAACGCCTGTAGCAGCTGCTATGGGGATGcttcaaagagaagaaatcGTCTCATTCTACCAAGTCTGATCTCGTCTCGCATTTATGTGGTGGATGTGGGAACGGACCCGAAGGCTCCTAGAATCCATAAG GTTGTGGAACCAGTGGAGCTGTTCTGGAAGGGTAATGTGGCTAATCCTCACACCTCTCACTGTCTGGGCAATGGTGACATCTTAATCAGCTGTTTGGGAGATCCTTCTGGCAATGGAAAAG GTGGCTTTCTTTTGCTTGATGGAGAGACCTTTGAAGTGAAAGGAAACtgggagaaaggggagaaggTCCCCCCCTTTGGTTATGACTTCTGGTATCAGCCACGGCATAATGTCCTGATGAGCACTGAGTGGGGAGCCCCAAAAGTCTTGGCAAATGGGTTTAACCCCGCTGATGTAGAGAAAG GGCATTATGGCCGTCATATTAATGTGTGGGACTGGAACTCTCATACTTACATTCAGAAAATTGACTTGGGGAAGGACTCCATTCCTCTGGAAATCCGATTCCTCCACAATCCGGATGCTGCAGAAGGGTTTGTTGGATGTGCTCTGAATAGTACAGTACATCGGTTTTACAAGACGGAG AAAGGAAACTGGGCAGCAGAGAAGGTGATTGAAGTACCCAGCAAGAAGGTGCAAGGATGGCTTCTCCCTGACATGCCTG GTCTTATTACTGATGTCCTCATCTCACTGGATGACAGGTTCCTGTATTTCAGCAACTGGCTGCACGGAGACATCCGTCAGTATGATATCTCCAACACTCGCAAACCCAAGCTGGTGGGTCAG GTATTTCTGGGAGGCAGTATCATAAAAGGTGGACCTGTAACTGTAGTGGAAGACAAGGAGCTGCAGTGTCAGCCAGAGCCATTTGTGATCAAa GGGAAGAGAGTGCAAGGTGGACCTCAGATGATTCAGCTTAGTTTGGATGGGAAGAGATTGTATGTCACCAGCTCTCTCTACAGTGGATGGGACAAGCAGTTCTACCCAGATCTTGTCAA GGAAGGCTCTGTTATGCTGCAGGTTGATGTGGATACTGAAAGAGGTGGATTGAAAGTGAACAAAAACTTCCTAGTGGATTTTGGGAAGGAGCCTGATGGGCCTGTTCTAGCTCATGAGATTCGTTATCCTGGAGGAGACAATACCTCCGACATCTGGATTTAA